The following are encoded together in the Salvia hispanica cultivar TCC Black 2014 chromosome 6, UniMelb_Shisp_WGS_1.0, whole genome shotgun sequence genome:
- the LOC125191981 gene encoding glycerophosphodiester phosphodiesterase GDPDL6-like isoform X1 encodes MVGHLLLCILLFLTIQVNDGAKLPLVQKKFKTLNGGQPEVVALGGYSGFFPSSSMSAYDFSHDVSMPGTIQYCNVHFSKDNVGFCIAQINLMNTTSIEEYDPKGIKEYNVYGQQVRGYFGVDYPANVLFENVTIRQNIYTRSGVYDGAPLVAPFQLFEDKKKIPTRVWLNIENYMFYKDHKIDVESFLLNELPHLPEFLSSPEIGFLKSIGAKAAKSKTKLILTFLGLDEVEPTTKKPYGSLIKDLSMIKSFASGIVVPKEYIWPVDKAKVLLPATTLVQDAHKAGLSVYASSFANDRLWSYNFSYDPVLEYVHFTDNSEFSVDGVLSEFPSTASEAIGCINVDKKAPREVHTLIISHNGASGDIPGSTDAAYNKAVADGADAIDCSVQMSKDGVAFCSDRADLMKTTNAAAMFIDRSKNVKEIQSADGVFSFELTWNEIQTLKPKIESFFPDLPRNPVNKNNAKLLTLPEFLELAKTVGAHGVFISIRNAAFLASKKGLDIVGTVSSALSHSKFDKQTLHKVMVESDDTSVLDAFKDVATYERVLYLKDAIGSVPDQAVQEVKKHANAVNLRRNSITVAENSFIANFTQTVPAFHAANISVYVGYLRNEYQNLALDYLADPYVEIATLTALQVDGFLTDYPYTANLFSRSSCLNEQSPYVIMPVQPGMMFPQEGVAEPPQLSPKDVVDPPLPPVAKAPSPLPAATPNKQTSSTTNTLRVSAQSLYFAALVLLLTIYT; translated from the exons ATGGTTGGCCATTTGCTTTTGTGTATATTACTGTTTTTGACCATACAAGTTAATGATGGTGCTAAGCTACCACTTGTTCAAAAGAAATTCAAGACTCTAAATG GCGGTCAGCCGGAGGTTGTGGCACTAGGTGGATACTCTGGATTCTTCCCTAGCTCAAGCATGAGTGCTTACGACTTTTCTCACGACGTTAGCATGCCTGGGACAATCCAGTATTGTAACGTACATTTTTCAAAGGATAACGTTGGCTTCTGTATCGCTCAAATAAATCTTATGAACACAACAAGTATCGAGGAATACGATCCTAAAGGAATTAAGGAGTACAACGTATATGGACAACAAGTCCGTGGCTACTTTGGTGTCGACTACCCTGCCAACGTGCTATTTGAGAATGTCACGA TACGACAAAACATTTACACCAGATCGGGAGTGTACGATGGTGCTCCACTGGTTGCACCGTTTCAACTTTTCGAAGATAAGAAAAAGATACCAACAAGAGTTTGGTTGAACATTGAG AATTATATGTTCTATAAGGATCACAAGATAGATGTCGAATCGTTCCTCCTAAACGAATTGCCACATCTTCCAGAGTTCCTCTCTTCCCCAGAGATAGGATTTTTGAAGTCTATAGGAGCAAAGGCGGCCAAGTCCAAAACGAAGCTTATCTTGACATTCCTCGGATTGGATGAAGTTGAGCCAACGACAAAAAAACCATACGGTTCCCTAATAAAAGATCTGTCCATGATCAAATCATTTGCATCAGGGATTGTTGTACCAAAAGAATATATTTGGCCTGTTGATAAGGCCAAGGTGTTGCTGCCAGCAACGACCCTCGTGCAAGATGCTCACAAAGCAGGGCTTTCCGTGTATGCTTCGAGCTTTGCCAACGATAGGCTGTGGAGCTACAATTTTAGCTATGATCCCGTGCTAGAGTACGTACACTTCACCGATAATTCTGAATTTTCTGTTGATGGAGTCTTGTCTGAATTTCCTTCCACTGCTTCAGAAGCAATCG GATGTATAAATGTGGACAAGAAGGCTCCCAGGGAAGTACATA CTTTGATCATATCCCACAACGGTGCTAGTGGAGATATCCCCGGTTCGACTGATGCTGCCTACAACAAAGCTGTAGCAGATGGTGCTGATGCAATTGATTGCTCGGTTCAAATGTCGAAAGATGGAGTTGCCTTCTGCTCCGACCGAGCTGATCTTATGAAAACAACTAATGCAGCAGCTATGTTCATTGATAGGTCGAAAAACGTCAAAGAGATTCAATCAGCTGATGGTGTTTTCTCCTTTGAACTCACGTGGAACGAGATTCAAACTCTTAAGC CCAAAATCGAGAGTTTCTTCCCGGATCTTCCTAGAAATCCTGTAAACAAGAACAACGCCAAGCTTCTGACCCTTCCCGAGTTTTTGGAACTTGCCAAAACAGTGGGAGCACACGGCGTATTCATATCCATAAGG AATGCTGCATTCCTTGCTTCGAAGAAGGGTCTTGACATAGTCGGTACAGTCTCTTCAGCGCTAAGCCACTCCAAGTTCGATAAGCAGACACTACACAAGGTTATGGTCGAATCAGACGACACATCAGTGCTGGATGCGTTCAAAGATGTGGCGACGTACGAGAGAGTGTTGTACCTCAAGGATGCCATAGGTAGCGTACCGGACCAAGCAGTGCAGGAGGTCAAGAAACACGCGAACGCAGTTAACTTGCGCAGAAACTCCATCACGGTCGCTGAAAACAGCTTCATCGCCAACTTCACTCAGACCGTCCCAGCCTTCCATGCTGCTAACATCTCAGTATATGTTGGGTATCTGAGGAATGAATACCAAAACTTGGCCCTCGATTATCTGGCTGACCCGTATGTTGAGATCGCCACGTTGACCGCCCTACAAGTTGACGGCTTCTTAACAGACTATCCCTACACTGCAAATCTGTTTTCCA GATCATCGTGTTTAAACGAGCAATCTCCGTATGTTATAATGCCGGTCCAGCCAGGTATGATGTTCCCACAAGAAGGAGTAGCTGAGCCACCTCAGCTCAGCCCGAAGGATGTGGTTGATCCACCTCTGCCTCCGGTGGCCAAGGCGCCCTCGCCTCTTCCGGCTGCCACCCCGAACAAACAAACTTCTTCAACTACGAACACATTAAGAGTTAGTGCTCAGAGCTTATATTTTGCTGCACTGGTGCTGCTTCTTACCATCTATACATAG
- the LOC125191981 gene encoding glycerophosphodiester phosphodiesterase GDPDL6-like isoform X2 yields MVGHLLLCILLFLTIQVNDGAKLPLVQKKFKTLNGGQPEVVALGGYSGFFPSSSMSAYDFSHDVSMPGTIQYCNVHFSKDNVGFCIAQINLMNTTSIEEYDPKGIKEYNVYGQQVRGYFGVDYPANVLFENVTIRQNIYTRSGVYDGAPLVAPFQLFEDKKKIPTRVWLNIENYMFYKDHKIDVESFLLNELPHLPEFLSSPEIGFLKSIGAKAAKSKTKLILTFLGLDEVEPTTKKPYGSLIKDLSMIKSFASGIVVPKEYIWPVDKAKVLLPATTLVQDAHKAGLSVYASSFANDRLWSYNFSYDPVLEYVHFTDNSEFSVDGVLSEFPSTASEAIGCINVDKKAPREVHTLIISHNGASGDIPGSTDAAYNKAVADGADAIDCSVQMSKDGVAFCSDRADLMKTTNAAAMFIDRSKNVKEIQSADGVFSFELTWNEIQTLKPKIESFFPDLPRNPVNKNNAKLLTLPEFLELAKTVGAHGVFISIRNAAFLASKKGLDIVGTVSSALSHSKFDKQTLHKVMVESDDTSVLDAFKDVATYERVLYLKDAIGSVPDQAVQEVKKHANAVNLRRNSITVAENSFIANFTQTVPAFHAANISVYVGYLRNEYQNLALDYLADPYVEIATLTALQVDGFLTDYPYTANLFSRSSCLNEQSPYVIMPVQPGMMFPQEGVAEPPQLSPKDVVDPPLPPVAKAPSPLPAATPNKQTSSTTNTLRVQN; encoded by the exons ATGGTTGGCCATTTGCTTTTGTGTATATTACTGTTTTTGACCATACAAGTTAATGATGGTGCTAAGCTACCACTTGTTCAAAAGAAATTCAAGACTCTAAATG GCGGTCAGCCGGAGGTTGTGGCACTAGGTGGATACTCTGGATTCTTCCCTAGCTCAAGCATGAGTGCTTACGACTTTTCTCACGACGTTAGCATGCCTGGGACAATCCAGTATTGTAACGTACATTTTTCAAAGGATAACGTTGGCTTCTGTATCGCTCAAATAAATCTTATGAACACAACAAGTATCGAGGAATACGATCCTAAAGGAATTAAGGAGTACAACGTATATGGACAACAAGTCCGTGGCTACTTTGGTGTCGACTACCCTGCCAACGTGCTATTTGAGAATGTCACGA TACGACAAAACATTTACACCAGATCGGGAGTGTACGATGGTGCTCCACTGGTTGCACCGTTTCAACTTTTCGAAGATAAGAAAAAGATACCAACAAGAGTTTGGTTGAACATTGAG AATTATATGTTCTATAAGGATCACAAGATAGATGTCGAATCGTTCCTCCTAAACGAATTGCCACATCTTCCAGAGTTCCTCTCTTCCCCAGAGATAGGATTTTTGAAGTCTATAGGAGCAAAGGCGGCCAAGTCCAAAACGAAGCTTATCTTGACATTCCTCGGATTGGATGAAGTTGAGCCAACGACAAAAAAACCATACGGTTCCCTAATAAAAGATCTGTCCATGATCAAATCATTTGCATCAGGGATTGTTGTACCAAAAGAATATATTTGGCCTGTTGATAAGGCCAAGGTGTTGCTGCCAGCAACGACCCTCGTGCAAGATGCTCACAAAGCAGGGCTTTCCGTGTATGCTTCGAGCTTTGCCAACGATAGGCTGTGGAGCTACAATTTTAGCTATGATCCCGTGCTAGAGTACGTACACTTCACCGATAATTCTGAATTTTCTGTTGATGGAGTCTTGTCTGAATTTCCTTCCACTGCTTCAGAAGCAATCG GATGTATAAATGTGGACAAGAAGGCTCCCAGGGAAGTACATA CTTTGATCATATCCCACAACGGTGCTAGTGGAGATATCCCCGGTTCGACTGATGCTGCCTACAACAAAGCTGTAGCAGATGGTGCTGATGCAATTGATTGCTCGGTTCAAATGTCGAAAGATGGAGTTGCCTTCTGCTCCGACCGAGCTGATCTTATGAAAACAACTAATGCAGCAGCTATGTTCATTGATAGGTCGAAAAACGTCAAAGAGATTCAATCAGCTGATGGTGTTTTCTCCTTTGAACTCACGTGGAACGAGATTCAAACTCTTAAGC CCAAAATCGAGAGTTTCTTCCCGGATCTTCCTAGAAATCCTGTAAACAAGAACAACGCCAAGCTTCTGACCCTTCCCGAGTTTTTGGAACTTGCCAAAACAGTGGGAGCACACGGCGTATTCATATCCATAAGG AATGCTGCATTCCTTGCTTCGAAGAAGGGTCTTGACATAGTCGGTACAGTCTCTTCAGCGCTAAGCCACTCCAAGTTCGATAAGCAGACACTACACAAGGTTATGGTCGAATCAGACGACACATCAGTGCTGGATGCGTTCAAAGATGTGGCGACGTACGAGAGAGTGTTGTACCTCAAGGATGCCATAGGTAGCGTACCGGACCAAGCAGTGCAGGAGGTCAAGAAACACGCGAACGCAGTTAACTTGCGCAGAAACTCCATCACGGTCGCTGAAAACAGCTTCATCGCCAACTTCACTCAGACCGTCCCAGCCTTCCATGCTGCTAACATCTCAGTATATGTTGGGTATCTGAGGAATGAATACCAAAACTTGGCCCTCGATTATCTGGCTGACCCGTATGTTGAGATCGCCACGTTGACCGCCCTACAAGTTGACGGCTTCTTAACAGACTATCCCTACACTGCAAATCTGTTTTCCA GATCATCGTGTTTAAACGAGCAATCTCCGTATGTTATAATGCCGGTCCAGCCAGGTATGATGTTCCCACAAGAAGGAGTAGCTGAGCCACCTCAGCTCAGCCCGAAGGATGTGGTTGATCCACCTCTGCCTCCGGTGGCCAAGGCGCCCTCGCCTCTTCCGGCTGCCACCCCGAACAAACAAACTTCTTCAACTACGAACACATTAAGA GTTCAAAACTAA
- the LOC125192390 gene encoding GATA transcription factor 26-like: protein MGKHGPCYHCGVTSTPLWRNGPPEKPVLCNACGSRWRTKGTLANYTPLHARAEPDEIEDLRFTKVKTVSVISKEPKVLKRKLNSDVAEFGDVPPDRYQGLQKVYDEDTSNRSSSGSAISNSEKFAQYGNADTSDLTSPPQPSAWDSIVPSRKRTCVARPKPSPVEVLTKDLYTLWYEQQSSCLSGSSEEDLLLESDKPMVSVEIGHGSVLIRHPSSFVREEESEASSHSVDNKQYTLASRDIRFHGPIEDTGAYSSSKVNEKLKTKAYPGIVHGQTRRDKDQVVKLPILAHHNSPLCYIDLQDIINFELFSSHLTNGEQQHLMNLLPSVDTSDAPCSLKSMFDSAEFNMNLSSFQALIAEGVFDNSFGGVNREDCRILKKLVLGDLAKSKWVEQHTAFKDLKCKNSIKSEVMGGYNGFEIVNATPLKRSREGQHQKTTGSKVMMKSPRRVIMKSSYGKKEVLVADRDDSFVGAQSLFSIQNENGSSVLDTSYFECENSDQDLLLDIPSNGSFPQAELLPSSSFGTMASTSSSSVYPYLVHP, encoded by the exons ATGGGAAAGCATGGACCTTGCTATCACTGTGGTGTTACAA GCACCCCTCTTTGGCGTAATGGGCCTCCTGAGAAGCCAGTCCTCTGCAATGCATGTGGTTCACGGTGGAGGACAAAGGGAACTTTGGCAAACTATACTCCTCTACATGCTAGGGCAGAACCTGATGAAATAGAAGATTTGAGGTTTACTAAGGTGAAAACTGTATCTGTTATTAGCAAAGAGCCGAAGGTTCTGAAGCGGAAGCTCAATAGTGATGTAGCTGAATTTGGAGACGTTCCCCCTGACCGTTACCAGGGTTTGCAAAAAGTCTATGATGAAGATACAAGCAATAGATCAAGCTCCGGTTCTGCCATATCCAACTCTGAAAAATTTGCTCAATATGGCAATGCTGATACAAGTGATTTGACAA GTCCTCCCCAACCCAGTGCCTGGGATTCGATTGTTCCTTCTAGGAAGAGAACCTGTGTTGCAAGGCCAAAACCTTCTCCGGTTGAGGTTCTTACCAAAGACCTGTATACATTATGGTATGAACAACAGTCATCATGCTTGTCTGGATCTTCAGAAGAAGACTTGCTTCTCGAGAGTGACAAACCAATGGTATCtgttgagattggacatggaAGTGTACTTATTCGGCACCCAAGTTCATTTGTTAGAGAAGAAGAGTCGGAAGCGAGCTCCCATTCTGTTGATAACAAGCAGTATACCTTAGCATCACGGGATATAAGATTTCATGGTCCCATTGAAGACACAGGCGCCTACTCATCAAGTAAAGTTAATGAAAAACTTAAGACGAAGGCTTATCCTGGCATTGTACATGGACAAACGAGAAG AGACAAGGATCAAGTTGTAAAATTACCGATTCTTGCACATCATAATTCTCCACTATGTTACATAGATCTACAA GACATCATTAATTTCGAATTGTTTTCAAGTCATTTGACAAATGGAGAACAACAACACTTGATGAACCTATTACCTTCTGTTGATACTTCAGATGCTCCATGCAG CCTTAAAAGCATGTTCGATAGCGCTGAGTTCAACATGAATCTGTCATCTTTCCAAGCACTTATTGCTGAGGGAGTTTTTGACAACTCATTTGGTGGGGTCAATAGGGAGGATTGCAGAATTTTGAAGAAGCTTGTCTTAGGCGATTTAGCTAAATCAAAGTGGGTGGAACAACACACAGCTTTTAAG GATCTGAAGTGCAAAAATTCCATCAAGTCAGAAGTGATGGGAGGATACAATGGCTTTGAAATTGTCAACGCAACACCCTTAAAAAGATCACGAGAGGGACAGCACCAAAAAACTACAG GATCGAAAGTTATGATGAAGAGTCCCAGAAGAGTTATTATGAAGTCGAGCTATGGGAAAAAAGAAGTCCTAGTCGCAGATAGAGATGACTCCTTCGTGGGTGCTCAGAGTCTATTTTcaatccaaaatgaaaatggttcCTCGGTACTGGACACATCCTATTTCGAATGTGAGAATTCGGACCAGGACTTGCTGCTAGATATCCCATCCAATGGATCCTTTCCACAGGCAGAGCTCCTCCCTAGTTCGAGCTTTGGCACCATGGCTAGCACAAGTAGCAGCTCAGTGTACCCTTATCTTGTCCACCCTTGA
- the LOC125196781 gene encoding GTP-binding protein YPTM2-like: MNPEYDYLFKLLLIGDSGVGKSCLLLRFADDSYLESYISTIGVDFKIRTVEQDGKTIKLQIWDTAGQERFRTITSSYYRGAHGIIVVYDVTDQESFNNVKQWLNEIDRYASDNVNKLLVGNKCDLTSQKVVSTETAQAFADEIGIPFMETSAKNATNVEQAFMAMSASIKNRMASQPAMNNVRPPSVQIRGQPVNQKTGCCSN; this comes from the exons ATGAATCCTGAATA CGACTACCTATTTAAGCTTCTGCTAATTGGAGATTCCGGTGTGGGGAAGTCATGCCTTCTTCTGAGGTTTGCT GATGACTCATATCTTGAGAGTTACATTAGTACCATTGGTGTAGACTTT AAAATACGCACAGTGGAGCAGGATGGAAAAACTATTAAGCTGCAAATA TGGGATACAGCTGGGCAAGAACGTTTTAGAACAATTACTAGCAGTTACTACCGTGGTGCTCATGGTATCATT GTAGTTTATGACGTGACTGATCAAGAGAGCTTCAACAATGTGAAGCAATGGTTGAATGAAATTGATCGATATGCAAGTGACAATGTTAATAAGCTTCTTGTTGGAAACAAGTGTGATCTCACATCCCAGAAAGTTGTCTCCACTGAGACAGCCCAG GCATTTGCTGACGAAATTGGGATACCATTCATGGAAACAAGTGCTAAGAATGCTACTAATGTGGAGCAGGCTTTCATGGCTATGTCTGCTTCCATCAAGAACAG GATGGCAAGTCAACCAGCAATGAATAATGTTCGACCTCCAAGCGTGCAGATTAGAGGACAACCTGTTAACCAAAAAACCGGCTGCTGCtccaattga